The DNA segment TCGCAGGATAGATAATCTTCTCCTATCATTTCATAACGATATAGTCAACACGTACAAATTCGCAGGTCAAGAAAACAGACTTCTGAGCCTTGCGGGAAATGAAGACTTTGGATTCGCCATATACATAGAAGATGAACCAGTAGCGAGTTTTCGGGCTGAACCGGAACTGTTCAAGGAAGTTGCAGGAATCGGCACAAAAGGTGACCATCGATATAGAGCGACTGTCGAGCTTATCGAAGGAGCCGAAGAGAGATTCGTGACTTTCTACAATCTCGAAAAGTCTGAGGAGTATCTGAAGTTTGTTCTTGCAGTAGTGGTCTTTTCCTCGTTATCGATCCTGTTGGCCGTAAGCCTCATTGGAACAATATTCACGAGAAAACTGATAAGACCTTTTGAAGAGGCCGGCAACCAAATGGAGCTAATCAGCAGAACGGGACTAAAGGATGCCAGAATTGTGCTGAAGAAGAGTGGAGACGAGGTTTCAAAGCTGGAAAGCGAAATCAATAAGGCGCTGAGTAGAATAGAGCAGTTGATTAACGATGCAAAGCAGTTCTCTTCAAGAATCGCTCACGAGTTGAGAACGCCCCTCGCAGTAATGAAATCGAATCTTCAGCTCTCTTTGACCGGCAATTCTTCGGAAGAGAGTATGCACGAAGCCTTGAGAGAAACCCTTGAGGAAGTGGAAAAGCTCATAAGACTCTCTGAAGAGTATCTGCTTCTGTCGCGCTCAGAGACTTCGGTACCAATCGAGAAGATAGAGATAGATCTCTCCCGACTTGTCTTGAAGACTACTGAGAAGATCATGATTCTTCATCCCGACAAAGAGATTGAAATACAGATCCTCCCCGAGATAATGATTAATGCCTCCGGATACATGATCGAGCACGTTGTAATGAATCTTCTTGACAATGCCTGCAAGTATTCTACGGACGACTCTGTGGAGATCAGGCTGACCCGTGAAGAGGAATTCTCTCTGTTATCTGTTTCCAACAAGGGAAAAGCCGTCGATTTCATGAACCTTGAAGAATCCGTGAAGGAAGTGAAAGGTCAGGGATACGGTCTCGGTCTGAGAGTGGTCTTGTCGATTTTGCGTGCGCACAATCTTAGGCTTGATTACGAACATAAAGAGGGTGTCAATAGATTCATGATCGAATTTCCCTGTGAGACCTGTTCTCAATAGCATAAGACACGTCCTGGAAGCCGGCCGACTCGTCGTCTGCATCCATTCATAGGTTCCAGTTTGAGAGTAGTCTGGTAAGATCGAGTATCACTGACAGCCGGAGGAAGAAAATGAAGCTAAATGATTTCAAACTGGAAGTTTACTTTGAAAAGCACGAGTTCGACGCACCACACCTTCTTGCTCAGTCTGACTGTGAAGCCATGACGATCGGCGAGTTGCTGAAAATGAACGGGGAACCCCCCTCGAAGTTCATGGATACGTGGCTTGGCTACACCGAAGTTCCCGGCAATCGCGATTTGAGGGCGCAAATTGCCAGGCTTTACGCGAGCGTCAAAACGGACGAGGTTCTGGTTCACTCAGGCGCTGAAGAGGCGATCTTCAACTTCATGAATGTCTTTCTTCAGAAAGGCGACCATGTGATCTGCCAGTTTCCAG comes from the Mesotoga sp. UBA6090 genome and includes:
- a CDS encoding histidine kinase dimerization/phospho-acceptor domain-containing protein, whose amino-acid sequence is MTVRGKISLLYLVTYGTVVISLGLTVFFVLRNLEFRRIDNLLLSFHNDIVNTYKFAGQENRLLSLAGNEDFGFAIYIEDEPVASFRAEPELFKEVAGIGTKGDHRYRATVELIEGAEERFVTFYNLEKSEEYLKFVLAVVVFSSLSILLAVSLIGTIFTRKLIRPFEEAGNQMELISRTGLKDARIVLKKSGDEVSKLESEINKALSRIEQLINDAKQFSSRIAHELRTPLAVMKSNLQLSLTGNSSEESMHEALRETLEEVEKLIRLSEEYLLLSRSETSVPIEKIEIDLSRLVLKTTEKIMILHPDKEIEIQILPEIMINASGYMIEHVVMNLLDNACKYSTDDSVEIRLTREEEFSLLSVSNKGKAVDFMNLEESVKEVKGQGYGLGLRVVLSILRAHNLRLDYEHKEGVNRFMIEFPCETCSQ